Proteins co-encoded in one Brassica oleracea var. oleracea cultivar TO1000 chromosome C4, BOL, whole genome shotgun sequence genomic window:
- the LOC106342609 gene encoding uncharacterized protein LOC106342609 isoform X1, producing MGNGEETKCVFPLTSLQIGDMQSYISDLSIFLGNKSKKMYIFVDNQPWSNPGIRSAHLWQIVVTNYRRSPFANKGREEKKKQNQEDEEEKPKEACSQPNNKKTDNLKKWFSLIDATTFSKKKLPAKKLDETFYGFIVFEVEWANVRGISYLNELQTDTSLAIEAKLMRRWEFESINEAATNMSQWFSGSKSERPCLREYLDPSKGEVFHDASVDFPKPSPVDDEVETDSPCCSRSVFSVDHSIADYDENDPHTPPLTGPYKRRRVSKAITNGVELDYMGETPRRKDNSFDHWESHVPDGDETIIEATRYKDVLVLVRFGDRDLPFKLREVIMSDIRLLTLLEANLPSWVLFLQSYPCLCHLYRPWMCLLARALYVMISVITVVIGFYDLYKNVPVLKATASRLCGPLFDWVETWDMVSRIKYLGTMLFLHNVQKAVRWGLTMARGVQSFVSLLVMPLVNPLLEVLGLLLPLWNSLAETVLSLVSVVWIVVESGCNLVGDVVEVVLLPIWLVVSVVLNIINTVLLPLLWILWEVLYAPIRVVAALANGLALSFSYVFDVLGDLWRYMSSLVQFASDSQAAVKTYEVSMWRTLWNDLFSHVFRAVRSILNGFVAFFAACNKHRLSIYNHIQDFIKRLRGRTLRADSEHDRSAKNHQRTGDDTRRKLHLA from the exons AGACATGCAATCATATATATCTGACCTCAGCATATTCCTGGGGAATAAAAGTAAAAAGATGTACATATTCGTGGACAACCAGCCATGGTCTAACCCTGGCATCCGATCTGCTCACTTGTGGCAGATAGTGGTTACAAAT TATAGACGCTCCCCTTTTGCAAACAAAGGTCGAGAGGAGAAGAAAAAGCAGAACCAGGAGGATGAGGAGGAGAAGCCTAAAGAGGCGTGTTCCCAGCCCAACAATAAGAAAACGGATAACCTTAAGAAATGGTTCTCCTTGATCGATGCCACAACGTTTTCTAAGAAGAAACTACCTGCAAAGAAACTAGACGAGACCTTCTACGGTTTCATAGTGTTTGAAGTTGAATGGGCTAACGTGAGGGGTATCAGTTACTTGAATGAGCTACAG ACAGACACTTCTCTTGCTATAGAAGCTAAGTTGATGCGAAGGTGGGAGTTTGAGAGTATCAATGAAGCTGCCACAAATATGTCCCAATGGTTCTCTGGATCAAAATCTGAACGGCCTTGCTTGAGGGAATATCTTGATCCATCTAAAG GAGAGGTTTTTCATGACGCTTCAGTGGATTTCCCAAAACCTTCTCCTGTTGATGATGAAGTGGAAACTGACTCTCCTTGCTGTTCGAGAAGTGTCTTCAGCGTTGACCACTCTATTGCAGATTATGATGAAAATGATCCCCACACACCGCCTCTCACTGGACCATACAAGAGAAGAAGAGTAAGTAAAGCAATCACAAACGGAGTTGAACTTGACTATATGGGGGAAACACCCAGAAGAAAAGACAACTCATTCGACCACTGGGAAAGCCATGTCCCTGATGGTGATGAGACCATCATCGAAGCAACACGGTATAAAGACGTCCTAGTTCTCGTTAGGTTTGGCGACCGTGACCTCCCCTTCAAACTCCGAGAGGTTATAATGTCTGACATACGCTTGCTCACTCTACTCGAAGCTAATCTCCCTTCTTGGGTCTTGTTCCTTCAGTCTTACCCCTGCCTTTGCCATCTCTACCGTCCCTGGATGTGTCTTCTCGCCAGAGCGCTCTACGTGATGATATCAGTCATCACCGTCGTCATCGGCTTCTACGACCTCTACAAGAACGTGCCCGTCCTCAAAGCCACCGCGTCTCGTCTCTGCGGACCGCTCTTTGATTGGGTCGAAACGTGGGACATGGTGTCGAGGATAAAGTACTTGGGGACGATGCTGTTTCTCCACAACGTTCAGAAAGCTGTCAGGTGGGGTCTGACGATGGCGCGTGGGGTGCAGTCGTTCGTCTCTTTGCTCGTGATGCCTCTGGTGAATCCTCTTTTGGAGGTTCTTGGTTTGCTTCTGCCGCTGTGGAACTCGCTTGCGGAGACGGTGTTGAGCTTGGTCTCGGTGGTTTGGATAGTGGTCGAGTCTGGTTGCAACCTCGTTGGTGATGTGGTGGAAGTGGTGCTTTTGCCTATTTGGTTGGTCGTATCAGTAGTTTTGAACATCA TAAATACTGTGTTGCTGCCTCTGCTTTGGATCTTATGGGAAGTGTTATATGCACCGATCAGGGTGGTTGCTGCATTGGCCAACGGTTTAGCTTTATCCTTCTCGTACGTATTCGATGTTCTCGGAGACTTGTGGCGGTACATGAGCAGCTTAGTGCAGTTTGCATCTGATTCTCAAGCGGCTGTGAAGACTTATGAAGTCTCCATGTGGCGTACACTTTGGAACGACCTCTTTTCTCAT GTTTTTCGTGCGGTCAGGAGTATATTAAACGGATTTGTAGCCTTCTTTGCTGCATGTAACAAACATCGGCTTAG TATATATAACCACATACAAGACTTTATCAAGAGACTGCGTGGACGAACCTTGAGAGCAGACTCAGAACATGACAGGTCTGCTAAGAACCATCAACGTACA GGAGATGATACGAGGAGGAAGTTGCACCTTGCATAG
- the LOC106342609 gene encoding uncharacterized protein LOC106342609 isoform X3, which produces MCFPIDESPDRYRRSPFANKGREEKKKQNQEDEEEKPKEACSQPNNKKTDNLKKWFSLIDATTFSKKKLPAKKLDETFYGFIVFEVEWANVRGISYLNELQTDTSLAIEAKLMRRWEFESINEAATNMSQWFSGSKSERPCLREYLDPSKGEVFHDASVDFPKPSPVDDEVETDSPCCSRSVFSVDHSIADYDENDPHTPPLTGPYKRRRVSKAITNGVELDYMGETPRRKDNSFDHWESHVPDGDETIIEATRYKDVLVLVRFGDRDLPFKLREVIMSDIRLLTLLEANLPSWVLFLQSYPCLCHLYRPWMCLLARALYVMISVITVVIGFYDLYKNVPVLKATASRLCGPLFDWVETWDMVSRIKYLGTMLFLHNVQKAVRWGLTMARGVQSFVSLLVMPLVNPLLEVLGLLLPLWNSLAETVLSLVSVVWIVVESGCNLVGDVVEVVLLPIWLVVSVVLNIINTVLLPLLWILWEVLYAPIRVVAALANGLALSFSYVFDVLGDLWRYMSSLVQFASDSQAAVKTYEVSMWRTLWNDLFSHVFRAVRSILNGFVAFFAACNKHRLSIYNHIQDFIKRLRGRTLRADSEHDRSAKNHQRTGDDTRRKLHLA; this is translated from the exons TATAGACGCTCCCCTTTTGCAAACAAAGGTCGAGAGGAGAAGAAAAAGCAGAACCAGGAGGATGAGGAGGAGAAGCCTAAAGAGGCGTGTTCCCAGCCCAACAATAAGAAAACGGATAACCTTAAGAAATGGTTCTCCTTGATCGATGCCACAACGTTTTCTAAGAAGAAACTACCTGCAAAGAAACTAGACGAGACCTTCTACGGTTTCATAGTGTTTGAAGTTGAATGGGCTAACGTGAGGGGTATCAGTTACTTGAATGAGCTACAG ACAGACACTTCTCTTGCTATAGAAGCTAAGTTGATGCGAAGGTGGGAGTTTGAGAGTATCAATGAAGCTGCCACAAATATGTCCCAATGGTTCTCTGGATCAAAATCTGAACGGCCTTGCTTGAGGGAATATCTTGATCCATCTAAAG GAGAGGTTTTTCATGACGCTTCAGTGGATTTCCCAAAACCTTCTCCTGTTGATGATGAAGTGGAAACTGACTCTCCTTGCTGTTCGAGAAGTGTCTTCAGCGTTGACCACTCTATTGCAGATTATGATGAAAATGATCCCCACACACCGCCTCTCACTGGACCATACAAGAGAAGAAGAGTAAGTAAAGCAATCACAAACGGAGTTGAACTTGACTATATGGGGGAAACACCCAGAAGAAAAGACAACTCATTCGACCACTGGGAAAGCCATGTCCCTGATGGTGATGAGACCATCATCGAAGCAACACGGTATAAAGACGTCCTAGTTCTCGTTAGGTTTGGCGACCGTGACCTCCCCTTCAAACTCCGAGAGGTTATAATGTCTGACATACGCTTGCTCACTCTACTCGAAGCTAATCTCCCTTCTTGGGTCTTGTTCCTTCAGTCTTACCCCTGCCTTTGCCATCTCTACCGTCCCTGGATGTGTCTTCTCGCCAGAGCGCTCTACGTGATGATATCAGTCATCACCGTCGTCATCGGCTTCTACGACCTCTACAAGAACGTGCCCGTCCTCAAAGCCACCGCGTCTCGTCTCTGCGGACCGCTCTTTGATTGGGTCGAAACGTGGGACATGGTGTCGAGGATAAAGTACTTGGGGACGATGCTGTTTCTCCACAACGTTCAGAAAGCTGTCAGGTGGGGTCTGACGATGGCGCGTGGGGTGCAGTCGTTCGTCTCTTTGCTCGTGATGCCTCTGGTGAATCCTCTTTTGGAGGTTCTTGGTTTGCTTCTGCCGCTGTGGAACTCGCTTGCGGAGACGGTGTTGAGCTTGGTCTCGGTGGTTTGGATAGTGGTCGAGTCTGGTTGCAACCTCGTTGGTGATGTGGTGGAAGTGGTGCTTTTGCCTATTTGGTTGGTCGTATCAGTAGTTTTGAACATCA TAAATACTGTGTTGCTGCCTCTGCTTTGGATCTTATGGGAAGTGTTATATGCACCGATCAGGGTGGTTGCTGCATTGGCCAACGGTTTAGCTTTATCCTTCTCGTACGTATTCGATGTTCTCGGAGACTTGTGGCGGTACATGAGCAGCTTAGTGCAGTTTGCATCTGATTCTCAAGCGGCTGTGAAGACTTATGAAGTCTCCATGTGGCGTACACTTTGGAACGACCTCTTTTCTCAT GTTTTTCGTGCGGTCAGGAGTATATTAAACGGATTTGTAGCCTTCTTTGCTGCATGTAACAAACATCGGCTTAG TATATATAACCACATACAAGACTTTATCAAGAGACTGCGTGGACGAACCTTGAGAGCAGACTCAGAACATGACAGGTCTGCTAAGAACCATCAACGTACA GGAGATGATACGAGGAGGAAGTTGCACCTTGCATAG
- the LOC106342609 gene encoding uncharacterized protein LOC106342609 isoform X2, with amino-acid sequence MGNGEETKCVFPLTSLQIGRSPFANKGREEKKKQNQEDEEEKPKEACSQPNNKKTDNLKKWFSLIDATTFSKKKLPAKKLDETFYGFIVFEVEWANVRGISYLNELQTDTSLAIEAKLMRRWEFESINEAATNMSQWFSGSKSERPCLREYLDPSKGEVFHDASVDFPKPSPVDDEVETDSPCCSRSVFSVDHSIADYDENDPHTPPLTGPYKRRRVSKAITNGVELDYMGETPRRKDNSFDHWESHVPDGDETIIEATRYKDVLVLVRFGDRDLPFKLREVIMSDIRLLTLLEANLPSWVLFLQSYPCLCHLYRPWMCLLARALYVMISVITVVIGFYDLYKNVPVLKATASRLCGPLFDWVETWDMVSRIKYLGTMLFLHNVQKAVRWGLTMARGVQSFVSLLVMPLVNPLLEVLGLLLPLWNSLAETVLSLVSVVWIVVESGCNLVGDVVEVVLLPIWLVVSVVLNIINTVLLPLLWILWEVLYAPIRVVAALANGLALSFSYVFDVLGDLWRYMSSLVQFASDSQAAVKTYEVSMWRTLWNDLFSHVFRAVRSILNGFVAFFAACNKHRLSIYNHIQDFIKRLRGRTLRADSEHDRSAKNHQRTGDDTRRKLHLA; translated from the exons ACGCTCCCCTTTTGCAAACAAAGGTCGAGAGGAGAAGAAAAAGCAGAACCAGGAGGATGAGGAGGAGAAGCCTAAAGAGGCGTGTTCCCAGCCCAACAATAAGAAAACGGATAACCTTAAGAAATGGTTCTCCTTGATCGATGCCACAACGTTTTCTAAGAAGAAACTACCTGCAAAGAAACTAGACGAGACCTTCTACGGTTTCATAGTGTTTGAAGTTGAATGGGCTAACGTGAGGGGTATCAGTTACTTGAATGAGCTACAG ACAGACACTTCTCTTGCTATAGAAGCTAAGTTGATGCGAAGGTGGGAGTTTGAGAGTATCAATGAAGCTGCCACAAATATGTCCCAATGGTTCTCTGGATCAAAATCTGAACGGCCTTGCTTGAGGGAATATCTTGATCCATCTAAAG GAGAGGTTTTTCATGACGCTTCAGTGGATTTCCCAAAACCTTCTCCTGTTGATGATGAAGTGGAAACTGACTCTCCTTGCTGTTCGAGAAGTGTCTTCAGCGTTGACCACTCTATTGCAGATTATGATGAAAATGATCCCCACACACCGCCTCTCACTGGACCATACAAGAGAAGAAGAGTAAGTAAAGCAATCACAAACGGAGTTGAACTTGACTATATGGGGGAAACACCCAGAAGAAAAGACAACTCATTCGACCACTGGGAAAGCCATGTCCCTGATGGTGATGAGACCATCATCGAAGCAACACGGTATAAAGACGTCCTAGTTCTCGTTAGGTTTGGCGACCGTGACCTCCCCTTCAAACTCCGAGAGGTTATAATGTCTGACATACGCTTGCTCACTCTACTCGAAGCTAATCTCCCTTCTTGGGTCTTGTTCCTTCAGTCTTACCCCTGCCTTTGCCATCTCTACCGTCCCTGGATGTGTCTTCTCGCCAGAGCGCTCTACGTGATGATATCAGTCATCACCGTCGTCATCGGCTTCTACGACCTCTACAAGAACGTGCCCGTCCTCAAAGCCACCGCGTCTCGTCTCTGCGGACCGCTCTTTGATTGGGTCGAAACGTGGGACATGGTGTCGAGGATAAAGTACTTGGGGACGATGCTGTTTCTCCACAACGTTCAGAAAGCTGTCAGGTGGGGTCTGACGATGGCGCGTGGGGTGCAGTCGTTCGTCTCTTTGCTCGTGATGCCTCTGGTGAATCCTCTTTTGGAGGTTCTTGGTTTGCTTCTGCCGCTGTGGAACTCGCTTGCGGAGACGGTGTTGAGCTTGGTCTCGGTGGTTTGGATAGTGGTCGAGTCTGGTTGCAACCTCGTTGGTGATGTGGTGGAAGTGGTGCTTTTGCCTATTTGGTTGGTCGTATCAGTAGTTTTGAACATCA TAAATACTGTGTTGCTGCCTCTGCTTTGGATCTTATGGGAAGTGTTATATGCACCGATCAGGGTGGTTGCTGCATTGGCCAACGGTTTAGCTTTATCCTTCTCGTACGTATTCGATGTTCTCGGAGACTTGTGGCGGTACATGAGCAGCTTAGTGCAGTTTGCATCTGATTCTCAAGCGGCTGTGAAGACTTATGAAGTCTCCATGTGGCGTACACTTTGGAACGACCTCTTTTCTCAT GTTTTTCGTGCGGTCAGGAGTATATTAAACGGATTTGTAGCCTTCTTTGCTGCATGTAACAAACATCGGCTTAG TATATATAACCACATACAAGACTTTATCAAGAGACTGCGTGGACGAACCTTGAGAGCAGACTCAGAACATGACAGGTCTGCTAAGAACCATCAACGTACA GGAGATGATACGAGGAGGAAGTTGCACCTTGCATAG
- the LOC106337294 gene encoding probable tyrosine-protein phosphatase At1g05000 isoform X1, with product MKLIEKTTNKFTKAEEEEDDGSEVFQSIEVAKVDQSNVSPPPPSADDFATPLVEVSAAGDELNLIPLLNFAMVDNGIFRSGFPDVSNFSFLKTLGLRSIISLCPEAYPENNMQFLKSNGIKLFQFGIKGYKCPPGLENEVWLHLWNSKCQKEGSYTNTNSKTSEPFVNIPDHKIREALKVLLDEKNHPLLIHCNRGKHRTGCLVGCMRKLQKWCLTSIFDEYQRFAAAKARVSDQRFMELFDVSSFKQIPMSFSCSSS from the exons ATGAAACTAATTGAGAAGACGACGAACAAGTTTACCAAAGCCGAGGAGGAAGAAGATGATGGAAGCGAGGTCTTTCAGTCGATCGAAGTAGCTAAGGTTGACCAGAGCAACGTATCTCCGCCGCCGCCATCGGCTGATGATTTTGCTACACCATTGGTAGAGGTTTCCGCCGCCGGCGACGAACTTAACTTGATTCCTCTGTTGAACTTCGCAATGGTCGACAACGGTATCTTCCGGTCTGGATTCCCGGACGTGTCTAACTTTTCATTCCTCAAGACTCTTGGTCTTCGCTCAATCAT ATCTTTGTGTCCAGAGGCGTATCCAGAGAACAACATGCAGTTCCTCAAATCTAATGGAATTAAGCTTTTTCAGTTTGGCATTAAAGGCTACAAG TGTCCCCCAGGATTAGAGAACGAGGTTTGGTTGCATCTCTGGAACTCTAAGTGTCAAAAAGAGGGTTCCTATACAAATACAAATTCGAAAACTTCG GAGCCATTTGTAAATATCCCAGATCATAAAATCCGTGAAGCACTTAAAGTCCTCCTCG ACGAGAAGAACCATCCACTTCTGATTCACTGCAACCGAGGAAAG CATAGGACAGGGTGTCTTGTTGGGTGCATGAGGAAACTCCAGAAATGGTGCTTGACATCGATTTTCGACGAGTACCAGCGATTTGCAGCCGCTAAAGCTAGAGTTTCAGATCAAAGGTTCATGGAGTTATTCGATGTTTCGAGCTTCAAGCAGATACCAATGTCTTTCTCTTGCTCGAGTAGCTAG
- the LOC106337294 gene encoding probable tyrosine-protein phosphatase At1g05000 isoform X2 → MKLIEKTTNKFTKAEEEEDDGSEVFQSIEVAKVDQSNVSPPPPSADDFATPLVEVSAAGDELNLIPLLNFAMVDNGIFRSGFPDVSNFSFLKTLGLRSIISLCPEAYPENNMQFLKSNGIKLFQFGIKGYKEPFVNIPDHKIREALKVLLDEKNHPLLIHCNRGKHRTGCLVGCMRKLQKWCLTSIFDEYQRFAAAKARVSDQRFMELFDVSSFKQIPMSFSCSSS, encoded by the exons ATGAAACTAATTGAGAAGACGACGAACAAGTTTACCAAAGCCGAGGAGGAAGAAGATGATGGAAGCGAGGTCTTTCAGTCGATCGAAGTAGCTAAGGTTGACCAGAGCAACGTATCTCCGCCGCCGCCATCGGCTGATGATTTTGCTACACCATTGGTAGAGGTTTCCGCCGCCGGCGACGAACTTAACTTGATTCCTCTGTTGAACTTCGCAATGGTCGACAACGGTATCTTCCGGTCTGGATTCCCGGACGTGTCTAACTTTTCATTCCTCAAGACTCTTGGTCTTCGCTCAATCAT ATCTTTGTGTCCAGAGGCGTATCCAGAGAACAACATGCAGTTCCTCAAATCTAATGGAATTAAGCTTTTTCAGTTTGGCATTAAAGGCTACAAG GAGCCATTTGTAAATATCCCAGATCATAAAATCCGTGAAGCACTTAAAGTCCTCCTCG ACGAGAAGAACCATCCACTTCTGATTCACTGCAACCGAGGAAAG CATAGGACAGGGTGTCTTGTTGGGTGCATGAGGAAACTCCAGAAATGGTGCTTGACATCGATTTTCGACGAGTACCAGCGATTTGCAGCCGCTAAAGCTAGAGTTTCAGATCAAAGGTTCATGGAGTTATTCGATGTTTCGAGCTTCAAGCAGATACCAATGTCTTTCTCTTGCTCGAGTAGCTAG